Proteins from a single region of Symphalangus syndactylus isolate Jambi chromosome 12, NHGRI_mSymSyn1-v2.1_pri, whole genome shotgun sequence:
- the CIART gene encoding circadian-associated transcriptional repressor isoform X1: MDSPSSVSSYSSYSLSLSFSTSPVNSDFGFPSDSEREDKGAHGPRPDTVGQRGGSRPSPGPIRCRHRSKVSGNQHTPSHPEQRGSASPMAGSGAKRSRDGELETSLNIQGCTTEGDLLFAQKCKELQGFIPPLTDLLNGLKMGRFERGLSSFQQSVAMDRIQRIVGVLQKPQMGERYLGTLLQVEGMLKTWFPHIAAQKSSLGGGKHQLTKHFPSHHSDSAASSPASPMEKMDQTQLGHLALKPKQPWHLTEWPAVNLTWIHTTPICNPPLSSPGTISFSHGPLGTGTGIGVILFLQHGVQPFTHSAPTTPVPPTTASPVIPGEPKKLSVEGPRCYSLPVTLPSDWSYTLSPPSLPTLARKMTIGHREQQRSHPPVAPDAHLLNL, from the exons ATGGATTCTCCATCTAGCGTTTCTTCCTATTCCTCctactctctctctttgtctttttccacTTCCCCAGTGAACAGTGACTTTGGCTTCCCCTCTGATAGTGAGAGGGAGGACAAGGGGGCCCATGGGCCCAGGCCAGACACTGTTGGGCAGAGGGGAGGTTCACGGCCCAGCCCGGGTCCTATCCGCTGCAGGCATCGATCGAAGGTTTCCGGTAACCAGCATACGCCATCTCATCCGGAACAGCGGGGTTCAGCTTCTCCTATGGCAGGATCTGGGGCGAAAAGATCAAGAGATGGTGAACTGGAGACCAGTCTAAACATCCAAGGTTGTACCACAGAGGGAGACCTGCTGTTTGCCCAGAAG TGTAAAGAACTCCAAGGATTTATACCTCCTCTCACAGACCTACTCAATGGGCTGAAGATGGGTCGTTTTGAGAGAG GATTAAGCAGTTTTCAGCAGAGTGTGGCAATGGACAGGATCCAGCGTATCGTAGGTGTTTTGCAGAAGCCACAGATGGG AGAACGTTACCTAGGAACCTTGCTACAGGTAGAAGGGATGTTAAAGACTTGGTTTCCACATATAGCTGCCCAGAAGTCATCATTGGGTGGTGGCAAGCATCAGCTGACCAAG CATTTTCCAAGCCACCACAGTGATTCAGCTGCTTCCTCTCCTGCATCTCCTATGGAAAAGATGGACCAGACACAGCTAGGACATCTAGCTTTAAAACCAAAGCAGCCTTGGCACCTCACAGAATGGCCAGCTGTGAACCTCACCTGGATCCACACCACTCCAATTTGCAACCCCCCTCTCAGCTCCCCAGGTACTATCTCCTTTAGCCATGGTCCTTTAGGCACTGGAACCGGCATTGGCGTCATTCTTTTCCTCCAGCATGGAGTGCAACCCTTCACCCACTCTGCCCCAACCACCCCAGTCCCACCTACTACAGCATCTCCTGTCATCCCTGGTGAGCCTAAGAAACTATCTGTCGAGGGTCCTCGTTGCTACAGTTTGCCAGTAACTCTGCCATCAGACTGGAGCTATACCCTATCCCCTCCCAGTCTACCCACCTTGGCCAGAAAGATGACCATAGGACACCGGGAGCAGCAGAGAAGCCATCCTCCAGTTGCTCCTGATGCTCATCTTCTCAACCTCTAG
- the CIART gene encoding circadian-associated transcriptional repressor isoform X2, protein MAGSGAKRSRDGELETSLNIQGCTTEGDLLFAQKCKELQGFIPPLTDLLNGLKMGRFERGLSSFQQSVAMDRIQRIVGVLQKPQMGERYLGTLLQVEGMLKTWFPHIAAQKSSLGGGKHQLTKHFPSHHSDSAASSPASPMEKMDQTQLGHLALKPKQPWHLTEWPAVNLTWIHTTPICNPPLSSPGTISFSHGPLGTGTGIGVILFLQHGVQPFTHSAPTTPVPPTTASPVIPGEPKKLSVEGPRCYSLPVTLPSDWSYTLSPPSLPTLARKMTIGHREQQRSHPPVAPDAHLLNL, encoded by the exons ATGGCAGGATCTGGGGCGAAAAGATCAAGAGATGGTGAACTGGAGACCAGTCTAAACATCCAAGGTTGTACCACAGAGGGAGACCTGCTGTTTGCCCAGAAG TGTAAAGAACTCCAAGGATTTATACCTCCTCTCACAGACCTACTCAATGGGCTGAAGATGGGTCGTTTTGAGAGAG GATTAAGCAGTTTTCAGCAGAGTGTGGCAATGGACAGGATCCAGCGTATCGTAGGTGTTTTGCAGAAGCCACAGATGGG AGAACGTTACCTAGGAACCTTGCTACAGGTAGAAGGGATGTTAAAGACTTGGTTTCCACATATAGCTGCCCAGAAGTCATCATTGGGTGGTGGCAAGCATCAGCTGACCAAG CATTTTCCAAGCCACCACAGTGATTCAGCTGCTTCCTCTCCTGCATCTCCTATGGAAAAGATGGACCAGACACAGCTAGGACATCTAGCTTTAAAACCAAAGCAGCCTTGGCACCTCACAGAATGGCCAGCTGTGAACCTCACCTGGATCCACACCACTCCAATTTGCAACCCCCCTCTCAGCTCCCCAGGTACTATCTCCTTTAGCCATGGTCCTTTAGGCACTGGAACCGGCATTGGCGTCATTCTTTTCCTCCAGCATGGAGTGCAACCCTTCACCCACTCTGCCCCAACCACCCCAGTCCCACCTACTACAGCATCTCCTGTCATCCCTGGTGAGCCTAAGAAACTATCTGTCGAGGGTCCTCGTTGCTACAGTTTGCCAGTAACTCTGCCATCAGACTGGAGCTATACCCTATCCCCTCCCAGTCTACCCACCTTGGCCAGAAAGATGACCATAGGACACCGGGAGCAGCAGAGAAGCCATCCTCCAGTTGCTCCTGATGCTCATCTTCTCAACCTCTAG